The Lycium ferocissimum isolate CSIRO_LF1 unplaced genomic scaffold, AGI_CSIRO_Lferr_CH_V1 ctg4515, whole genome shotgun sequence sequence TCACTTGCCTCGTTGGCAAACCAAATGTCGTTGAGGGGAACAAAAAGAAATGTTCAAGCTGTGCTCAAATAGGAAAAAACAGTTACCAAGGTTAAGATCCCAAGTGCAAACTCAAGTGCAGCAAGTGCCAATTCATTCTACCTCTCTTGTAGAACAAGTACAACAAGTACCAAGGCATTCAACCACTTCTGCAGCACAAACAGTACTAGAACAAGTGCAGCAAGAGTCACTGCATCCTACCCCTTCTACAACACAAGCAGTACAGGAGCAAGTGCAACAAACGTCACAAGATTCTACACCCCAAGAAGCAAATGAAGAATCTGAGGAACAGGGTAAGAATCTATAGATTGTCATAGATTCTACTAACATTAGTAATTTGGTAATCTCTGTGTTGTGATTATTGTAGGTCCTtccacgaaaaaaaaaagaggtagaACACAAATGCAAAATGTACATGGACGGAGTGAGCGTAAATTGATCGTGCTAAATAAGCACAACCAACCTGTTGGTCCTACTCAAGCGATCGTAGCAGAGTTAGGTAGCTTCCTTGGCACATTGGCAAGGAATTCGACCTTTTGTCCTGTTAACGTATCAAATTGGAGGAAACTGAAAACACATAAAGATATGTGGAAATATACCAAGGTTTGAAGTTCTCAatgtttcaattttttgttgatttttttttcagtaTCTTTCGCATTAACCTAACAGCACCAAATTGTAGGAAAAATATAACATTCCTGATACTGCACAAGCATGGGCTTTAAAAGCAATTCAATCTGCTTGGAGAAAGTATAAGAATTGGTTGAAGAAAAAACACTATGTACCCTATGCCAATGACGAACTTCGAATGGAAAACAGGCCCGGATATGTTCCACAATCTCATTTTAAGGATCTCCTTGTATACTGGAACTCCGAAAAATCTCAGGTAATATATAAATTATGGACAAcgtaactttcttttcttgaaactAGTGCCTTATTTACATCTGATTTATGCTCTTCattgcttatatttttggttccTATTATCTCACTAACTAATTTATTGCAGAAAATGTCCAACACTAACACAGAGAATCGCAAAAAGTTGAGGTATCCGCATACTGTTGGCAAAAAAAGCTTTGCTGTAATTCGCGAGGTTTGGTGTTTTCTTTTATTGTTCATTTACTATAAATCTGCAGACTTTACTTAGGAAGATTTTTATGCCAACTTTCATTTAACtaggaaaaaaaaggaaggtcCCGATGCTGTGACGAATAAGGCCATCTTTGTGGCTACAAGAAAGAGGAAACCTGGTCGAGTATACAAGGACTCATATGAAGATACGATTAGGAAAATAGTACGAAACTTTCTAATATAAAGTTTATTGAGAtcatttgtttgttcttaaatgttgGATCAGTTTGATATACTTGAACTCTGTACTCTTGAATCTGATTTGTAGGCTGAAATGGAAAGAATAGAAACTCAAGAAAGCGAAGATGGAAGTCAATCAGT is a genomic window containing:
- the LOC132044454 gene encoding uncharacterized protein LOC132044454 isoform X2 — translated: MFKLCSNRKKQLPRLRSQVQTQVQQVPIHSTSLVEQVQQVPRHSTTSAAQTVLEQVQQESLHPTPSTTQAVQEQVQQTSQDSTPQEANEESEEQGPSTKKKRGRTQMQNVHGRSERKLIVLNKHNQPVGPTQAIVAELGSFLGTLARNSTFCPVNVSNWRKLKTHKDMWKYTKKMSNTNTENRKKLRYPHTVGKKSFAVIREAEMERIETQESEDGSQSVDAFAAVMGPDHPGHVRLYGRGVTKTVLKGKAGDSGPSLNGTDELMKQKMEEMEVRMQKNAGKIRRTNGGDGTRYYNERHCTTSASKPRLSTLS
- the LOC132044454 gene encoding uncharacterized protein LOC132044454 isoform X1 → MFKLCSNRKKQLPRLRSQVQTQVQQVPIHSTSLVEQVQQVPRHSTTSAAQTVLEQVQQESLHPTPSTTQAVQEQVQQTSQDSTPQEANEESEEQGPSTKKKRGRTQMQNVHGRSERKLIVLNKHNQPVGPTQAIVAELGSFLGTLARNSTFCPVNVSNWRKLKTHKDMWKYTKEKYNIPDTAQAWALKAIQSAWRKYKNWLKKKHYVPYANDELRMENRPGYVPQSHFKDLLVYWNSEKSQKMSNTNTENRKKLRYPHTVGKKSFAVIREAEMERIETQESEDGSQSVDAFAAVMGPDHPGHVRLYGRGVTKTVLKGKAGDSGPSLNGTDELMKQKMEEMEVRMQKNAGKIRRTNGGDGTRYYNERHCTTSASKPRLSTLS